A region from the Triplophysa rosa linkage group LG4, Trosa_1v2, whole genome shotgun sequence genome encodes:
- the LOC130553262 gene encoding LOW QUALITY PROTEIN: adhesion G protein-coupled receptor E3-like (The sequence of the model RefSeq protein was modified relative to this genomic sequence to represent the inferred CDS: substituted 1 base at 1 genomic stop codon) — MDIDLIGIAKNNNKTGSGSAAVAFMSYTTMENLLKAEFFNTSDDTSVKTMMSTVISATLPKTTNRQLTKPVNFTLKHIRELVSGGSVWCVYWNMTEWTVDGCCVLDTNSSYTVCSCVHLSTFALIMQTSSTPAEDDHLMEVLNLVAVSVGLVFNSLALLTFAFCRWKPGVNNVARINLCISLLSAHLLFFLTQHFLTHIRPLQVLCGVLSGFLHFLFLSCFVWMFIEAVLLYICVKNLSQISSRQRAVLSSRFLIVIGYVIALVIVGVSVGLVPDGYGSDECWIKVEKGFIWSFLGPVCFILAINSILFIRIIISLNSTLTKLNAEVSRMKXTKIMVFKTLAQFVVLGCPWILGFFTKDSKMMEILFLILNSQQGTFIFLIYCLLNNEVRQQYVKWMRCLF; from the exons ATGGACATTGATCTCATTGGGATTGCCAAGAATAACAATAAAACAG GATCGGGATCAGCTGCTGTGGCGTTCATGAGCTACACCACAATGGAGAATCTACTGAAGGCAGAATTCTTCAACACATCAGATGACACATCAGTTAAAACCATGATGTCCACTGTCATCTCAGCTACTCTTCCAAAAACCACCAACAGACAgctcacaaaaccagtcaactTCACCCTCAAACACATCCGA GAGCTTGTGTCTGGAGggagtgtgtggtgtgtgtactGGAACATGACTGAGTGGACTGTAGATGGTTGTTGTGTTTTAGACACAAACAGCAGCTAcactgtgtgttcatgtgttcatcTGTCAACATTCGCTCTCATCATGCAAACCAGCAGCACACCAGCAGAG GATGATCATCTGATGGAAGTGTTGAATTTGGTGGCTGTGTCGGTGGGTCTGGTGTTTAATAGTTTGGCTCTGTTGACTTTTGCTTTCTGTCGATGGAAACCTGGAGTGAACAATGTGGCTCGAATCAACCTCTGCATCAGTCTGCTGTCGGCTCATCTTCTGTTCTTCCTCACACAACACTTCCTCACACACATCAGACCTCTTCAG GTGTTGTGTGGTGTGCTGTCAGGATTTCTtcactttctctttctctcctgctTTGTGTGGATGTTCATTGAAGCTGTGCTGCTCTACATCTGCGTGAAGAACCTATCACAGATCAGCTCCAGACAGAGGGCGGTGCTTAGCAGCAGATTCTTGATTGTGATTGGATATGTGATTGCTCTGGTTATAGTGGGTGTGTCTGTTGGATTGGTTCCTGACGGCTATGGCAGTGACGA ATGCTGGATTAAAGTGGAGAAAGGCTTCATCTGGAGTTTTCTGGGACCTGTTTGCTTCATTCTCGCG ATAAACTCGATTCTCTTCATCAGAATCATCATCAGTCTGAACTCAACTCTCACAAAGCTGAACGCTGAAGTTTCACGGATGAAATAAACCAA gATTATGGTTTTTAAAACACTGGCTCAGTTTGTGGTTCTTGGTTGTCCCTGGATTCTGGGTTTCTTCACTAAAGACAGTAAGATGATGGAGATTCTCTTCCTGATCCTGAACTCACAGCAAGGAACCTTCATCTTCCTGATCTACTGTCTCCTCAATAATGAG GTCAGACAGCAGTATGTTAAGTGGATGAGATGTCTCTTTTGA
- the LOC130553061 gene encoding adhesion G protein-coupled receptor E1-like, giving the protein MCDDSVNWVGWYRLYINGQNVRMPETCVPTYRCGTDVPLWLSDGHPKPEDGVVTRDVCGHMLNYCCYYQSFPIRVKACPDNYYVYEFVQPTLCGAYCADVKSINAINVTSGILSTDPCYNYTVLNDSRRSTSYSSSTLMCDDSVNWVGWYRLYINGQSARMPETCVPTYRCGTDVPLWLSDGHPKPEDGVVTRHVCGHMLNYCCYYQSFPILVKACPDHYYVYEFVKPPYNCSAYCADHVSVDPCYNYTVLDDSRRSSNYSSSTLMCDRDVNWVGWYRLYLNVMDTQNLRMEWSPEMFVVTGTITAVIISHFPFESKPVQTIIMSMSLSNQLYVVHTVQETSCIQNLLDQIENITVLPLADVTDLLDLVFNTSEKISISSSGDPKKLASEGNLVIKASEKLVSMLVKPTNTSDNVSFTRDSVEAQVFMVGPQVTLNKIPQLDTTHASVDIDLIGIAKNNNETAAVAFMSFNTMENLLKAEFFNTSDDTSVKTMMSTVISATLPKTTNRQLTKPVNFTLKHIRELVSGGSVWCVYWNMTEWTVDGCCVLDTNSSYTVCSCVHLSTFALIMQTSSTPAEDDHLMEVLNLVAVSVGLVFNSLALLTFAFCRWKPGVNNVARINLCISLLSAHLLFFLTQHFLTHIRPLQVLCGVLSGFLHFLFLSCFVWMFIEAVLLYICVKNLSQISSRQRAVLSSRFLIVIGYVIALVIVGVSVGLVPDGYGSDRCWIKGEKGFIWSFLGPVCLILAINSILFISIIISLNSTLTKLNAEVSRMKQTKIMVFKTLAQFVVLGCPWILGFFTKDSKMMEILFLILNSQQGTFIFLIYCLLNNKVRQQYVKWMSALVPGLKSKPIKDAPKKR; this is encoded by the exons ATGTGTGATGACTCTGTCAACTGGGTCGGCTGGTATCGTCTTTACATTAATGGTCAGAATGTTCGAATGCCAGAAACATGTGTGCCAACATACAGATGTGGTACTGATGTTCCACTGTGGCTCAGTGATGGACACCCAAAACCTGAGGATGGCGTGGTCACCAGAGATGTTTGTGGTCATATGCTCAATTACTGCTGTTATTATCAGTCATTTCCCATTCGAGTCAAAGCCTGTCCAGACAATTATTATGTCTATGAGTTTGTCCAACCAACTTTATGTGGTGCATACTGTGCAg ATGTTAAGAGCATAAACGCCATCAATGTCACATCAGGGATCCTCTCTACTG ACCCCTGCTACAACTACACTGTGCTGAATGATTCAAGAAGATCCACCAGCTATTCTTCTTCAACCCTCATGTGTGACGACTCTGTCAACTGGGTCGGCTGGTATCGTCTTTACATTAACGGTCAAAGCGCTCGAATGCCAGAAACATGTGTGCCAACATACAGATGTGGTACTGATGTTCCACTGTGGCTCAGTGATGGACACCCAAAACCTGAGGATGGAGTGGTCACCAGACATGTTTGTGGTCATATGCTCAATTACTGCTGTTATTATCAGTCATTTCCCATTCTAGTCAAAGCCTGTCCAGACCATTATTATGTCTATGAGTTTGTCAAACCACCTTACAACTGTTCTGCATACTGTGCAG ATCATGTCTCTGTTGACCCCTGCTACAACTACACTGTCCTGGATGATTCAAGAAGATCCAGCAACTATTCTTCTTCAACCCTCATGTGTGACAGAGATGTCAACTGGGTCGGCTGGTATCGTCTTTATCTTAACG TGATGGACACCCAAAACCTGAGGATGGAGTGGTCACCAGAGATGTTTGTGGTCACTGGGACAATTACTGCTGTTATTATCAGTCATTTCCCATTCGAGTCAAAGCCTGTCCAGACAATTATTATGTCTATGAGTTTGTCCAACCAACTTTATGTGGTGCATACTGTGCAG GAAACCTCATGTATACAGAATCTCCTTGACCAgatagagaatattacagttcTCCCTTTAGCT GATGTAACAGATCTTTTGGACCTGGTTTTTAATACATCAGAGAAGATTTCCATCTCATCATCAGGTGACCCCAAGAAACTAGCGTCAGAAGGAAACCTTGTGATAAAAGCCAGCGAGAAGCTCGTCTCCATGTTGGTGAAGCCGACAAACACCAGTGACAATGTCAGTTTCACCCGTGATTCTGTAG aGGCACAAGTCTTCATGGTTGGACCACAAGTCACCTTAAATAAAATCCCTCAGCTCGACACAACACATGCTTCTGTGGACATTGATCTCATTGGGATTGCCAAGAATAACAATGAAACAG CTGCTGTGGCGTTCATGAGCTTTAACACAATGGAGAATCTACTGAAGGCAGAATTCTTCAACACATCAGATGACACATCAGTTAAAACCATGATGTCCACTGTCATCTCAGCTACTCTTCCAAAAACCACCAACAGACAgctcacaaaaccagtcaactTCACCCTCAAACACATCCGA GAGCTTGTGTCTGGAGggagtgtgtggtgtgtgtactGGAACATGACTGAGTGGACTGTAGATGGTTGTTGTGTTTTAGACACAAACAGCAGCTAcactgtgtgttcatgtgttcatcTGTCAACATTCGCTCTCATCATGCAAACCAGCAGCACACCAGCAGAG GATGATCATCTGATGGAAGTGTTGAATTTGGTGGCTGTGTCGGTGGGTCTGGTGTTTAATAGTTTGGCTCTGTTGACTTTTGCTTTCTGTCGATGGAAACCTGGAGTGAACAATGTGGCTCGAATCAACCTCTGCATCAGTCTGCTGTCGGCTCATCTTCTGTTCTTCCTCACACAACACTTCCTCACACACATCAGACCTCTTCAG GTGTTGTGTGGTGTGCTGTCAGGATTTCTtcactttctctttctctcctgctTTGTGTGGATGTTCATTGAAGCTGTGCTGCTCTACATCTGCGTGAAGAACCTATCACAGATCAGCTCCAGACAGAGGGCGGTGCTTAGCAGCAGATTCTTGATTGTGATTGGATATGTGATTGCTCTGGTTATAGTGGGCGTGTCTGTCGGATTGGTTCCTGACGGCTATGGCAGTGACAG ATGCTGGATTAAAGGGGAGAAAGGCTTCATCTGGAGTTTTCTAGGACCTGTTTGTTTGATTCTTGCG ataaACTCGATTCTCTTCATCAGTATCATCATCAGTCTGAACTCAACTCTCACAAAGCTGAACGCTGAAGTTTCACGGATGAAACAAACCAA GATTATGGTTTTTAAAACACTGGCTCAGTTTGTGGTTCTTGGTTGTCCCTGGATTCTGGGTTTCTTCACTAAAGACAGTAAGATGATGGAGATTCTCTTCCTGATCCTGAACTCACAGCAAGGAACCTTCATCTTCCTGATCTACTGTCTCCTCAATAATAAG GTCAGACAGCAGTATGTGAAGTGGATGAGCGCTCTCGTCCCCGGACTCAAATCCAAACCCATCAAAGACGCCCCCAAAAAACGCTGA